The genomic interval CTGGAGTCATTGACTTTTTGGCTTCTGAGTTTCCGTCTTTTCCGGGTGGCTCGCTTTCTCTACCGTCAGATGCCGTTCTTCCAAACGCTGTTTACGACTATCTGCCGCGTGATGAAGAGTTTTCTGAACGTCTTAACCCTGCTCTGTCTTTCtatttttttcttcgcgatGTGGGGGGTCGTGCTTTTCAATGATGCCCCGGTCGAGAAGTACTTTAACCGGCATGTCAACTTCAAAGCGTTAACAAGAGCTATGATGGCCCTGGTAGGCAGCTGTACGGGCGAGGACTGGCACATGATTCTTCAACAACTGCGGATGTACTACACCACCACGGGCCAAAACTTTCTTGCCTACTTGgtcattttcttcttcatctgcttcATTATCCTTGTCTTCTTTATACTCATGGATCTCTTCACCGCTGCCGTTCTGGATGAGTACATGGACACGGTGAAAGACGAGAATCTGTGGAAGATCTCGCACCAGCACCGCATCTTAATCGAGAGGTGGAATCCAAAGAACGAGCCTGGTAACAACTACAAAAGTCTTGACGACATGGTTGAGTTGTTGAGTACAATTGACCACCCCATTGGAATCAAGCACCGCTATCAtcctggagaaaaaaggaaaacgattCTCGCGTACATTGCGAAATATGGACTCCCGATACATGAGGGCTCCCGTGTTCATCTACGTGATGCCGTGCTCAACAGTGCAAAAAGAGCGTGCGAGTTCCACGCCATGAGCCACGGGGTGATGGATATGCAGGATGGCCAGGTGGAGCTGAACCCACACCTTATTACCAGCTGGATAGGAAAATTCCCGGAAGTTGCCCATACTACCGCTGAATATGATCTTCGGCACTACCTGGCCGCGGAAACAATCCAGAATTGGTTCCGTAAACGCCATATGGTCATCAACGGAGAGCTCGCGAACCCAGAGTGGTGTGCGGCTCGGGTTGTATCTTTCCTTGTTGAGGCTCAGACAGCCCGGCTTCACCGCCCAAGCGGACGAAACGTACTCCGAGGCAGTCTGCTTGACCATCGCCAGAGTACTTCTGGAAAGCGCCGCAGTCAACCGGGTTCGCAAACAGACTCTACAACGGGAAGCTCAAGGTTAGTGACGATATCGTCTGGCGAAAGCTATGAAACTTTGTGTGCGTCTGAAGAGCCAACCCCGATGACTGGGGGGATTAATCAAGCTAGAATGAGTTTGACTGAACCAACATCAGCTCGAGGAAGCGCTTCTGGCTCGAGCTCGAATAGTCGTCGAGGAAGCTTGCGGCCAGGAAACGACCTTGACTTGGCACCTCGCGTCCTCTTTGAATCCTGCTTGCTTGTGCCTGAGGGAGAGAGCACAAAGCAACCAAGCTCTAAGGAACGCCTCAGCGTGAGCTCCATGAGGGCAGGTGACGGCTTGCTTTCCGCTACTCCGGGTGAGAACATTCTTGAAAGACGCCTTGGTCCAAGCAGACCTGCTCGTCTTGccgacggagaaggcgaagtaCGCGAGCGCAGCAACCGACCAAAAATTCGTCGAAGCTTCATCCGTGACGGACAGAAGCGCAGTACCGCAGAGTTGAGAGTCTCGGGAGACACCCAGAGACGAAATAGTTTTCACGAATGCGAAATTGGCATCCAGACACACAACGAAACGACAGATCAGCATTGTTTAATTGAGAGAGGCACACACTTGGATCATGGGAGGCAAGGTGTGGCGTCAAACTGTGCTGTCACCGTGACCACACCCCCATCGCAGATGCAAGCAAGCGAGGGGGAAGACGCCCCCCGAAGATCGTTGCGACACCATCACACGCGTACTACCTCAGAGGCTTACACGCACGGCAATAGTAGAGACCCGCAAACTGGAGAGGCATCACCTTTCACAAATATGGCGGACACGTACAAGAGATATACAAGGACAGCTGTAACCCAGCGAAGATTACCCTCACCTCTAACTGCGGTTTCTGATGAGGTGTTCCGCGAATCACCAGGCAGCAAGCACGAACACAAAAAGACGCCGCAGCGTCACACACACTGTAATCGGGGTGCCGAGGAGGGGCTGGAAAGTAGTCTGCCAAATTTTATCTCTGATGGTGAATCTAgtgacgagaaagagaaagttACACGCTGGTTCGCTTGAGGTCTGACTTTCTCACGACTCTTTTTTCGGGAAAGTCTAGCGAAAGAAACATTTTGCCGATAACCACTGTTGGTCGGTTATACACTTGTGGGCACCCTGATGACGATGACTTCTCGCCTGGCCTCTTCAAATCTGCCTTCATAACTTGTGATGACGCAATATACGATTGACTTGTTGCCAGTTGgtgacgcatgcactccgCCACAGAGCGACGGGGGAAACATAGGCCTGAGAAGACTCCGCAGACACTCATTGAAATTACTAAGCTTGCCGGGGACTTAGTTCAAGAGGGTGCCTTTGAGTCGTGAAAGAAACGCTTCGGTGACCGGATGAGGAAACAACACAGACTCATTAGTTACTAATAATCAATTGAGGTTAATAATATGGAGTTTAACTCTGTGCCTCGCCTCCCAGGCAGAGCTCTCCATCTTCGGGTGCAAGAGCCTTGGTACCGATAAAAAAGCTGGAACATTTCATAATTCACTCATACCAGAAGTCCTTTGTGCATCACTGCTCCCGCGCCCATGTAGTTGTTCAAATGAAAGACAGGCTGATACTGAACGGAACGGATGGCCGCAAACTCCCAAAGTCCTGCGCAGTCGAAATGGGGGGTTAGGATACGCGCTATCTTCTCTATTGGTTCCGGATACTGAGAGACACTAGAAAATAGTGGGTTGCATTGAATTTTTTGAAAGCGACATTCGAATTGTACTAATACCTGGTTAACAAGGGTGTTATCCATTTCCTGTGCAGAGTCGATACGAACAACATGGGAGGCACAGCTGGACCTTTTATTATAATATGCATTAAGTAGAAACCGTCTCTGTAACACAACCAGCTCTCCAGAATCGGATCAGCCGAATCGAACGAACAAACACAAATATCTTGTTGCCCCGGTACAACTCTTACATCGAGACAGATAATGTTGTCATCTATTTAATCTAGGCAACGCCAGATGGATAGCGAACACGTTTGCCCTGCCCCTCTCTCAATTGATCGGCAAAAACATCTTCCTACAGGAATAATGGCATATCAATTTGCGCAACACTTGTGCCCCATTTCTGGACGAATGCTATTTCTATTCGGGACTAACTGCGCGTTTCCCGATTGACATTTTGAgacctcgttctcttcctgtaGATATCTTATCCCAGCACAACGGAATAGGCTAACAGACTAAAGGCGTATAAGGCGCATTAATGCTCTGAGAGAACCGCCTGATTTCAGTCCTGTATTCAAGACTGTTTCATGATAGGGTGGGATCGTCGCCGCgtcggagacgaaggaatATCCCCACTGTGTAGCAATCTGCCACGTTCTATCAAGACTTATACATGCGCCGTGCTCATGAGGATGATCCTGGAAGCGTTCAACCAACACACTTCGTACACCGTATTTCACTGTGAAGCCAACATCAACAACAATTTGATGCAAAATTACCCGTCTCCCTGCTTTCCCGGAACTACCGGCGTACACCTTTGCCCAGTGAacaagcgagaagcagcaacaCAGATATGCAAGTAATCCATGTAGAGAATCTGTCTGTTTTAATTCGCTTATGACGCCTGCTTCGCCAATGTGGCAATAATGCCATCCGTCGAGAGGCGTTCGGTCGGCGGTAGGGCGGCACCGCCACGTTCCCCTCTTCATTTTGAGTCTTTTATTCTGTGTGGAGATGTTCCTGCTGTTCGAAGTTTTGCGCGGCGCGTTTTACTACTGAATCCATCTCGTTAAACGCTGCGGTCTCCAAGGCTTGTAGCGGGAGCATCCGTTTCTGAGGCTCTCGATTCAAGAGGTTTCGGATGAGGTCTTGAACCAGCTCAGGCGTGGAAGGACAATCTGCGAAGTGTAAGTAGTCCCAGATGCCGTCGGCCGGAGTTGGACGTTCCTTGCACCAGATGCAGTACAAAGTTATACCGAGTTGCCACGCGTCAGTGGTGAATGTATAGGTGATGTCTGTAGTCTGAAACGGTCGCTCCGGAGGCTCGTAACCGGGAGTACCTATCGCGGGTCCAACCGAATTATTGATTCTATACGTTCCGAAGTCGCCGAGAAACAGGCGACCGTCTTTCAAGAGGAGGAAATTCGCCGGTTTGATATCCGTATGCACAATTCCCTGAGCTTGAACATTGGCCACTAGTCTGATTGCCTGACTGGATAGGTACATTCGAACGACCAGGCCTAATTCACTGTTATTGACAGACGCATCTCCAAATACCCATGAAATGACTTTGCTCATGTCCGTTTCTGCCCGCATCATGAGAAGAAAATAGTTTGGTACCCACCGAGTCGTCAAACCAATCACGACCTCTGTGGATGCTGGCTGTCCCTCTAACATCACAACATCACTAGGAACCATGAATCTACAGCGTTCCTGGGCATCCTTCGCCGTCTTGGCTAGACTAAAGTTCCTGTAGCAGAACGACTCCCTCTGCAAGTCACGCATAGTCTCATCGGTGGGCTCCTTTTCTGACATGAAAACCTTAACAGCCAACTCTTCATTCGTCTCCACGTCTGTAGCCTCATATACAGTGGCGAATCCACCAGAGCCAAGGGGTGCACCTCTCACCAGCGTCCGGGTTTCACCGGTAGTCACAGAAACAAATCTTTCTGGAACGTCCGGAGGCCAGGCAGCGACAGTCAGAATTCTATCCAGTCGTTCACTATTTCCTAGCGCTTGAGGCTGCCCGATTTGTTCTTGCATGTGCGCCAGGATGCGTTTGCCGATGACGCATCCAGAATCCGCCTTCTCAAAAAACAATTCAGATCGCCGTCTTTGTGCCCGCAAACTTCGCAGTCGGTTACGCCCTTGAGAAAAGTACCTCGGGATTCCGCGTGTGAAGAACGATTTCGCTTTACGCCAAAGTTGAGCAAGCCTCTGTCGTACGGACAGACGGGGTCTCGAGGAGCTATCAGCTGCGGAACCCGAGACTTCAccatctctttctctccgtctcaaGAGATTCAGAAGCCTCTGAAAAATCGTGCGCCGTTGGTTTGTTTCTTGCGCATTTACCCGGTGTTGAGCCCTTTCCTCCAGCAATGAAACGTCTCGAGTGCTTTCTGTCGCTCCTGCTAAATATTTGTAGTGGCCAACTGTAGCAGGCCACCGCTTGTCAGCAACGTGCTGTTGCGAATCCAAACTTGTCGGTTTGGAGTCGAGTTTTGAAGGATCAAGTGTGATTCCGGTCCCATCCTGGACTtggaagagcaggaagacAAGCGCTACATTTAACACCGCAAGACAGGCTGTCTTCGGGAGAAGAGTCGCTAAACCCATTCGGACGACGGTACGCGTAAGAGGTGGCCGCTGTACCGAAAACATCACAACTTTCACACAAACTGGACTGGGGTGAGTACAAAACTGTAAAATATGGTATTGCTTTGTCAACGGCTGTATCAATCTGTCGAAGACACGGACAGGTTTTTGGAAGAATGAGACGCGGCGTTGGGTGAGGCATTTGACTGCAGTGTCTCGCACACCACCATGCTGTCTACAACAATTGTATGCAAGAGGTGCATAGCGTGGCTAGCCGGCCTCGTCAATCTGACTGACGCGTCAAGGAGTCCTAGCTAGCCGGCCTCGTCAATCTGACTGACGCGTCAAGGAGTCCTAGCTAGCCGACCTCGTCAATCTGACTGACTCGTCAAGGAGTCCTAGCTACAAAAGGGTGCCAGGAACAAAGTCCGAGTGGCGCGATAGAACTTAATAAAATGTCACGAAGACACCAGGGAAGGGAACTGACgggcggaagagagagaacgaaggagtTATGAACTCAAAGCGAAACTGGAATATTCAGCTAGGTTCGCTGCTACGTCgggaaacgaaaagaaaaaggcacTCCCGGACGTCGTTCAAACACGGGACTTAATGAAAGAGGGCGGGCAGTTTAGCTGTGTGGTCGACGAGCTGTGACAGTCtcctgccgcttctctcgagtttcttcctGTCCCTTCTTTCCTGGCTGTCTCCTCAGGGTGCTGCTTTCAAGAGTTcactcgttttcttttctggtCGCCATCTAGCGAGGCATCGACTCGAGTTACTTCCGCGTTTCGAATCTCGGGCCAAAGATGTGGTTCTCCCGCAGTCGCTAGCTCGAACGAGGGAACCGAGGAGTCCGCGTGCTCGCTCGTCTTtattttcttccttctttcttgccCCGAATTCACATTACGTCTGTTGGCGTTTCCTGTGGTCTATAGTTGCGTTTGCATGCGGCACCGGGCGTCTTGCCGGACGACCTCGAGGCACCAGCCAGCGCCGAAGCGGAAGCTGTTGGACTCTCGTTACCATCTTCCTTGGcacgtgtctcttcttcgttcttctcctcagaACCAGGCTGCTGAAGATCGTCGTCCCTGTGCAACTGCTGAAGCTCGGCGGTTGGAGCAGGGGCAGCCCCCAGGGTGCGGCTCTTGTCCACTTTGTAAATCCAACGCTGATAGAGGTAACAGATGAATATGATGTCTGAGGCCAGAAAGCGCACACAGCGAGTACAGACCGACGCGTCGGCTGAGCGAAGCGCGGAAACGAAATCCACAAGAAAAAGCACCCACTGGGAGCACAGAGACCCCTGGAAGAAAGACCCGTAGTTGTCGGATTTACGCACTGAATCTTCGGTGTTTgtttctgcgcatgcatctgccCACGAAGGTAGGAACATACTTCCCCGTTTACCCACACGCAGGTTCAATCAGAGTTCCCAGACCGATGCAGACGCGAGTGCCTCACCACAGCCAcaagcgtgcatgcacacacacattgATGTGGAATGTTTTTTCCAAACATGAACACGAAAAGGCGACGAATTTGCACGGCCAGGCCTATGCACAAAATGCTATAAACACAGCAGTCAGGCGAGACTgccgcatgcacatgcaaatGTTCAACTCCTGCGCGTTGTCACCCTAGTAGGCGACCTACACATTGGCACAAACACTGCGTCACACTCTGTCTCAACCGTGTGAGCAAGATCAAGCATAAGGCGCAGTGTACCGGGAAACACGCAGGCAGCGACGCAAAGCATCTTGCTCACAAATGCACACAGCGGTATGTACGGAAAATGCAGAAACGGAAAATAGGACGAAACACCGTTGCCTTACCATCGCGGAAGCACGAAAGACGATGCATCCACGGCATGTCgatgaggaaggaagcaacGTCATCGACAAACGTATTCAGGGACCTGAGTGAAAACACAACAGGCGCATGAGCATGATTCTCGCTTTCCGACAtccaagaaggaaaacaccTACAGTACCGAGCTCGCCTCCtactttttcttcgtctgtcggcTCTCCCAAACCACTCCCAACTGCCCAGActcccccccctcccccagTCGTTGTTCTCTCACCTGTACACCAAAGCTCTCCAAGGGAGATGGTCCACAGACTTGAGCCTGTAGTTGATATACAGCTGCGGAGTCATTGTGATGAAACctgcaagaaaaaacaaaagtcACGCCTGTTCCTTTCCCAATGCTCTTCGAGACCTGGAGACGGAACGCGAGCGAAAGGCATCACCGCCGGACC from Toxoplasma gondii ME49 chromosome VIIa, whole genome shotgun sequence carries:
- the ROP18 gene encoding rhoptry protein ROP18 (encoded by transcript TGME49_205250~Signal peptide predicted by SignalP 2.0 HMM (probability 0.513) with cleavage site probability 0.344 at residue 47~Predicted trans-membrane domain (TMHMM2.0):19-42): MFSVQRPPLTRTVVRMGLATLLPKTACLAVLNVALVFLLFQVQDGTGITLDPSKLDSKPTSLDSQQHVADKRWPATVGHYKYLAGATESTRDVSLLEERAQHRVNAQETNQRRTIFQRLLNLLRRRERDGEVSGSAADSSSRPRLSVRQRLAQLWRKAKSFFTRGIPRYFSQGRNRLRSLRAQRRRSELFFEKADSGCVIGKRILAHMQEQIGQPQALGNSERLDRILTVAAWPPDVPERFVSVTTGETRTLVRGAPLGSGGFATVYEATDVETNEELAVKVFMSEKEPTDETMRDLQRESFCYRNFSLAKTAKDAQERCRFMVPSDVVMLEGQPASTEVVIGLTTRWVPNYFLLMMRAETDMSKVISWVFGDASVNNSELGLVVRMYLSSQAIRLVANVQAQGIVHTDIKPANFLLLKDGRLFLGDFGTYRINNSVGPAIGTPGYEPPERPFQTTDITYTFTTDAWQLGITLYCIWCKERPTPADGIWDYLHFADCPSTPELVQDLIRNLLNREPQKRMLPLQALETAAFNEMDSVVKRAAQNFEQQEHLHTE